Proteins from a genomic interval of Trichoderma breve strain T069 chromosome 2, whole genome shotgun sequence:
- a CDS encoding flavin containing amine oxidoreductase domain-containing protein produces the protein MDAYAMYPASLSKQASSRIYQDLWSSRIHSLVQLASDHSLKKAVAMENFKQRRNGVPGSKPHVGIVGAGLAGLRCADILLQNGFQVTIIEGRNRIGGRLYQERLGNGHLVDMGPNWIHGTDDNPMLDLAKQTGTAVGTWDLTSYVFNEEGSLLPVQEGEKYATLVWDIIQDAFIHSNKSSADIDDSISLLDFFKEKVVEKIPESEDNFQKKRETVLQMSEMWGTFVGSAVGRQSLKFFWLEECIEGENLFCAGTYEKILQEVARPALSHATIQFESIADKISYRTEQDDQVRVQLKGGQTLAFDEVVVTCPLGWLKRNLTAFDPPLPSMLTKAIGSIGYGSLEKVYISFPKAFWLPAEGDGRRVQGFAQWIAPSYHAENPRGWNQEVVELASIAPEAAHPTLLFYIYGEQSDYLTAKVAELDGTDKKDAFLLDFFKPYYSRLPQYSEESPDCQPVCCLSTNWVRDELAGHGSYCNFQVGLANGDEDIKTMRQGLPEQGLWLAGEHTAPFVALGTATGAYWSGESVGKRIAEAYEHEHSVEVAP, from the exons ATGGACGCTTATGCAATGTACCCAGCTAGTCTCTCAAAACAAGCTTCATCCAGAATATACCAGGATCTCTGGTCTTCACGAATCCAcagccttgtccagctgGCATCGGACCATTCGCTGAAGAAAGCCGTAGCCATGGAGAATTTCAAGCAG CGTAGAAATGGCGTCCCGGGTTCAAAACCACACGTGGGTATCGTTGGCGCAGGACTGGCTGGCCTTCGGTGTGCGGATATACTGTTACAAAATGGATTCCAAGTGACCATCATCGAGGGCCGTAATCGCATCGGCGGCAGGCTTTACCAGGAGAGACTTGGCAACGGCCACTTGGTTGATATGGGACCTAATTGGATACACGGCACTGACGATAACCCTATGCTGGACTTGGCAAAGCAAACGGGAACGGCTGTTGGAACTTGGGATCTGACGTCCTACGTCTTTAACGAGGAGGGTAGCTTGTTGCCGGTGCAGGAAGGAGAAAAATATGCCACCCTGGTGTGGGATATCATCCAAGACGCCTTTATACACTCGAACAAGTCTTCTGCAGATATCGATGATAGTATAAGTCTGTTGGACTTTTTCAAAGAAAAGGTGGTGGAAAAGATTCCCGAATCCGAGGACAacttccagaagaagagagagacggtgCTGCAGATGTCTGAGATGTGGGGTACTTTCGTCGGCAGCGCCGTTGGTCGACAGAGCTTGAAGTTTTTCTGGCTGGAAGAGTGCATCGAGGGCG AGAACCTGTTTTGCGCCGGCACATACGAAAAGATCCTGCAAGAGGTCGCACGGCCAGCGCTTTCACATGCCACAATCCAATTCGAATCAATCGCCGACAAGATCTCCTACAGGACAGAGCAAGATGATCAAGTCCGAGTCCAGCTCAAGGGCGGCCAAACCTTGGCGTTTGACGAGGTCGTCGTCACATGCCCCCTGGGGTGGCTGAAACGAAATCTCACCGCATTCGACCCTCCCCTGCCGTCAATGCTCACAAAGGCCATTGGCTCCATCGGCTACGGAAGCCTTGAGAAG GTCTACATTAGCTTTCCCAAGGCATTCTGGCTGCCGGCCGAAGGCGATGGTCGCAGAGTCCAGGGCTTTGCCCAATGGATCGCTCCCAGCTATCATGCTGAGAACCCTCGAGGGTGGAATCAGGAGGTGGTTGAGCTGGCCAGCATTGCGCCTGAAGCTGCTCACCCCACGCTCCTCTTCTACATTTACGGTGAGCAGTCCGATTACCTGACTGCCAAGGTGGCCGAGCTGGACGGCACGGATAAGAAAGACGCCTTCCTCCTGGACTTCTTCAAGCCATATTATTCCCGGCTGCCGCAGTACTCTGAAGAGTCGCCAGACTGCCAGCCGGTCTGCTGTCTCTCCACCAATTGGGTGCGCGACGAGCTGGCGGGACACGGCAGCTACTGCAATTTCCAGGTCGGCCTGGCAAACGGCgatgaggacatcaagaCGATGAGACAGGGTTTGCCGGAGCAAGGGCTGTGGTTAGCAGGCGAGCACACGGCGCCGTTTGTCGCACTGGGGACGGCCACTGGGGCGTATTGGAGCGGAGAGTCTGTCGGCAAGAGGATAGCGGAGGCATACGAGCATGAGCACAGCGTGGAAGTGGCTCCATAA